One genomic segment of Gemmatimonadota bacterium includes these proteins:
- a CDS encoding sugar phosphate isomerase/epimerase, with translation MCPIHRRYGPLRNPWTRLAGAHSRGRAWPAQPDPTQGVEMKIALQEGLLPGGTLDEKLDFAESLNVEGLEISGRGPARRIDELESALRNRGIRLVSLCGQGTFDFLDPDFDKRNHSVAEAKENLQVCGHFGAVGLILPPIFGPPRLPDLTPLADAVTLEMQLLTEIVRDLAAFAAEQQTKVLLEPLNRYEEHLLRQQERGIEIIQRAGDPPSASLLCDFFHMHIEETDTPATLRRIGSRYVGHVHMADNTRQEPGSGDIDWKAGLSALRDIGYDGYLAYECGITGDSDTERRETLSRSVQFIQDIIKEG, from the coding sequence TGGACCGCTTCGAAACCCATGGACGCGCCTGGCCGGCGCGCATAGCCGAGGGCGCGCCTGGCCGGCGCAGCCTGATCCAACCCAAGGAGTCGAAATGAAAATCGCACTGCAGGAAGGCCTGCTTCCAGGCGGCACGCTCGACGAAAAACTGGATTTCGCCGAGTCATTGAATGTCGAAGGTCTCGAGATATCCGGAAGGGGGCCGGCCCGGCGGATCGACGAATTGGAATCCGCGCTGCGGAACCGCGGCATCAGGCTGGTCTCGCTCTGCGGCCAGGGCACCTTCGACTTCCTGGACCCGGACTTCGACAAGCGGAACCACAGCGTTGCCGAGGCGAAGGAGAACCTGCAGGTGTGCGGGCATTTCGGCGCCGTCGGTCTCATCCTGCCGCCCATATTCGGGCCGCCGCGCCTCCCGGACCTCACGCCGCTGGCCGACGCCGTCACCCTGGAAATGCAGTTGCTGACGGAGATCGTTCGGGACCTGGCCGCATTCGCCGCGGAGCAACAGACGAAGGTGTTGCTGGAACCGTTGAACCGTTACGAGGAGCACTTGCTCAGGCAACAGGAGCGGGGCATCGAAATTATCCAGCGGGCCGGCGATCCGCCGTCGGCCAGCCTGCTGTGCGACTTCTTCCACATGCACATCGAAGAGACGGACACGCCGGCCACGCTGCGACGCATCGGAAGCCGTTACGTGGGCCACGTGCACATGGCCGATAACACCCGCCAGGAACCGGGCTCCGGGGACATCGACTGGAAGGCGGGACTTTCCGCTCTCAGGGACATCGGTTACGATGGATACCTGGCATATGAATGCGGCATCACCGGGGACAGTGATACGGAAAGAAGGGAAACCCTGTCCAGGTCCGTGCAGTTCATTCAGGACATCATCAAGGAAGGATGA
- a CDS encoding tetratricopeptide repeat protein yields the protein MSRTAVGLSGLGLSGLGLAIAALAIVALGFAGCGAKTMQYSGSLDTPEVEYAKALSLLESGAHDEAEAALRRTMRLDDGYAPAYVGMSRLFLERGDVKEAIRYVHMARIRDVDYVPCWLMAARLYDAAGQYEAAVAEFREAITRDKDRLWAVESYVDLARTLEKLDRLEDAHDAYMEAITLDPLHIEARSSVTRIWKTLGPEFLMRLRYENRDIILP from the coding sequence GTGAGTAGAACGGCGGTCGGCCTGTCCGGCCTGGGCCTGTCCGGCCTGGGACTGGCCATCGCGGCCCTGGCCATCGTGGCCCTGGGGTTCGCCGGGTGCGGCGCGAAGACCATGCAGTACTCCGGTTCGCTCGATACGCCCGAGGTCGAATACGCGAAGGCGCTGAGCCTGCTGGAATCGGGTGCCCATGACGAGGCGGAAGCGGCATTGCGCAGGACCATGCGGCTCGATGACGGCTACGCTCCGGCCTACGTGGGAATGAGCCGCCTTTTCCTTGAGCGGGGAGACGTCAAGGAGGCGATCCGCTACGTGCACATGGCCCGGATCAGGGACGTGGACTACGTGCCGTGCTGGCTGATGGCCGCCCGACTTTATGACGCCGCCGGCCAGTACGAAGCTGCGGTGGCCGAATTCCGGGAGGCGATTACCAGGGACAAAGACCGTTTGTGGGCGGTGGAAAGCTATGTCGACCTGGCCCGGACTCTGGAGAAGCTGGACAGGCTGGAGGATGCCCACGACGCCTACATGGAGGCAATCACCCTGGACCCCCTCCATATCGAGGCCCGTTCCTCGGTGACGCGCATCTGGAAGACCCTGGGCCCCGAATTCCTGATGCGTCTGCGCTACGAAAACCGGGACATCATCCTTCCTTGA